A genomic window from Montipora capricornis isolate CH-2021 chromosome 8, ASM3666992v2, whole genome shotgun sequence includes:
- the LOC138060811 gene encoding uncharacterized protein isoform X1: MKLLSILIELAVVGCVYSWSSCREIKAQNAKAVSGVYTIYLEDCTEGIDVYCEMALEGGGFTFLPRHFTRMQNAQGIVDALFTDKKKVLLKLMHSHQRTEYYTLIKPLDKWKNVDFGVRMNGFSGYTKPFNYFMHDYILLGIIPRSLAAQRNAIQGFTSNNRTVSFRNCDGKPNSYFAFMPNHEQQPPSNFHGTNLIYEKQGVAVDWRKAALPIDSPPRTMPNQFFFLTEVLFGGCGCYTSSDRWSTYHATAIGVR; encoded by the exons ATGAAGCTTTTGAGTATTCTCATAGAACTAGCCGTGGTTGGGTGTGTT tATTCATGGTCGAGCTGCAGAGAAATAAAAGCTCAGAACGCGAAAGCTGTGAGTGGTGTATACACAATTTATCTGGAAGACTGTACTGAGGGTATCGATGTTTACTGTGAGATGGCATTGGAAGGCGGCGGCTTCACCTTCTTACCTCGCCACTTTACTCGTATGCAAAACGCTCAAGGAATTGTCGACGCTTTGTTCACTGACAAGAAGAAGGTCTTGCTCAAGTTGATGCACAGTCACCAGAGAACGGAGTACTACACTCTTATCAAGCCACTTGATAAGTGGAAAAATGTCGACTTCGGCGTCAGAATGAATGGTTTCTCCGGTTATACCAAGCCGTTTAATTACTTCATGCACGATTACATCTTATTGGGCATCATTCCACGATCATTGGCAGCCCAAAGAAACGCAATCCAAGGCTTCACTTCCAACAATCGCACAGTTAGTTTTCGAAACTGCGACGGCAAGCCAAACAGCTACTTTGCTTTCATGCCAAACCATGAGCAACAACCACCGTCAAATTTCCATGGCACCAACCTAATTTACGAAAAACAAGGAGTCGCTGTCGACTGGCGTAAAGCCGCGTTACCCATTGACAGCCCCCCTCGCACGATGCccaatcaattcttctttctgACGGAGGTGCTCTTCGGTGGCTGTGGCTGTTACACCTCCAGTGACCGTTGGAGCACATACCACGCGACCGCCATTGGAGTTCGTTGA